The DNA sequence GTCCCGTTTGAGCCACCACTGCATTAACCCAtcgaaaatgaaaataaagacgTCACAATGTGAATTGATTAAagtaattgtaaatatttatcaaaCACATATCCAATAGTAAAAGTCTAAACAGACCAATCTAATTGCAACATCGATCCTTTCGAAAACAATACCAGATAATTTTCGCCTTTTCAAGATTTTGTTTGCCTTTTTTCTTTACATTGAACGACTCGGTAACCCCTCCAGCACGGATTTCCGCCTCAACAGCATTTTGGTCCCCTTCGTCATCAACAAGGAATGACCCTTCTATACCTCTGCCTCTGCAcacaatatttaattaaaggttaaattgagacaatttattaattagtgAGCTAATTGcaattataataacattatCCACAACTATTTCATTTCACCATTTCTCATCTTATAATAACATCAACAGATAAGTTAAAGATAATTGAATATCATTGTCCTGGACATCAACATCATTTCCTCAGAGTTATCTATATTCTAACTTATTACAAAGTTTGAAGTAACTTAAAAGAGTTAGAATCAACAGAAGTAGAAGAGATTTGATTGTTCTTTGAACTTTCCAGTACAGAAGCAAAGTACGAAAATCCATACCTTGTTGTTAGGTTACATATGAAGAGCCATACAAGAGCACCAAGGAAGAAGGCAATCAAGAGAAGATAGAGAAGGAATCTGGAATCGAGGGAGATTTGCATcctaataataactaaaatgagAGTGAGTTTATAGTAGATAGATGAGAGGAAATGTTCCAGGTATGAATGTTCATAGATCTATATATAGAGGTAGACAAGTGGAATTTgatgtttcattaaaaaattacttttaaaagaattttaaaacacctgtctctttcttattaaaaaaataaaggaggGAATTGGACAAATAACAATTCGCATAGGGtttaaatattgaagaaaaaattgtgCTTGTCTAAAGTGGCCACTCTATAGGGGAAAGATGCTTCCTGGTGCATTGGTTAACTACTCCATctcattttgaaaattattgtaGGTTGTGAGAGAAAGATGCACGAgtactctttttctttctttttttttatcgtcGATCTTCTTAACGAGATACGTTTACCTGAAATCTTTGTCAGGAAGACTTTTGATACAAGGATCATACTGCACTCGGCTCAACTAGTTTTAACCAtcgactctgataccacttgttaggtttatagaGGAGGGGGTTTCCCTGGGAAGAACAAAAACCAATGAGACTTGAGATTAACTATATATggtattgacaccactctcaatccaaaactttaaagtaatgaatttatgggtctttatccttatacggtactttactttctcatttttaactaatataaaacttagactcacacttaagTTCCTAACACACTgttatcataatatatatagttatatattacTGCAtctaattaaacttaaaacatCTTGAGGCCTGGACCATTCCCAGTTTCAATCTTCTCAACTATACATAAATATCTTCATATAACAAAATCAACCCAAGGCATGTTTCTTCCATCCTatcttgatttttctttaacttaaaataaaataacaaaattaattgaatttaaggcaaaatatataaaataaaaaaaatttgaaaatcatttgattgatattaaaaaaatatagtgtgTCACTTGAATTCCGATGATTAACAGATGGTTGAATTCGTGGGTAGTGTAGAAAAAGAGAGGGAGAATCGTAATAATTTAATAAGTTCATCAATACTCGTTTTCAGACTGGGAAATGGAACTTTCCTAGTAACTACGATGTGTTTGGAGTGATGATggaaatattttacttttcaacGACAAAAAGAAGTCGTTTTGAATTTAAGTCACGTACAATAAAACTCCAGGACAAACACGGCACTACTCCACCCACCCACCAAGTAAATATATATGgaccaaaagaagaaaaataaataattataaggATTTCTTTTTGACGATTACACATGAATACGTTAAGATAatcattttaaagtatttatttgtttaatttctccataaaatttttgaacttatgtgtagttaaattttaatctataaaaaatattatattttttctgtaTGTTTCTCTTATGAATATATGTATAGAATAAATTATGGTAATCTGTTTGTctatttatctatatataagtaaattaaagaaatgataattatttttatatttagaagtaaatatgtaaaaaaaaatcgtGTAATTaactcaattataattttaatattgtgagttaaactttaaagaataaattatacttatttctaatattaaacaatacttataattttttagtttcaaaatacatttttttttcatatatttatatatataatatatcaatgaaaattaagttaaacCTCCCCTTCACTAACTACTTATATATCTAAcgtaaataataaagtaatgtgttattatactaaataaaataaatattatcactCACATTGTTTTAGTCTTCTAAGGAGACTATGTTTCTCAAATGGAACTTCCTATAAATTTCTTTCAAAGTCAATTTAAAAGAAGGCAAGACTTAATTCTTAACTCTATCATAGTGTGAATCACACAAATGCACCCTTCAAACAATTATTGGAATAATCAGCGGTCATTGCCGTAAGTAACGGATAAaacattttaactttttcaaatatgcGTGTGAGCTTTACTCTAAAAaaagtcacaaaaatccttcacccttcctaattcttttaaaatgttCATCTTTTTATATTAACCGCTGAAAAAAAGAGGTAAagtgtttttctattttatgatttcatatattttattaaaagtgcGATAAGTACCTTGAATTCCACtagtacaagtttttttttttttatcaacaaaaatttatatatttatatatttatcatacaattggaACTTTTAAAACtacttttaaaactaaaaatactattaaaataaaaactccTTCATATTCCAAGATCCAATTACATTAACCATGACATTAGTAGTGTATTCACATGTCATGATTCTTTTATAGAAAGTCTTATATGTTGTTGTGTGTTTACTGATatgaattaagtttaattatataatttatcatttagttgttaatatattttaaattttaccatttaattttatcctttttataaattttattatcaaactTTTTAACTTTGACACATTTTACTATTTCAATAAATGTTCAACGACTGTCATTTTATCAATGTTTTTCGAAACTATGCTATTTTGATACAATTTCATTTGTTTGTAAATTTCACTTCACATCATCAAACTTTAATGAACCGGTAAAAAAATGTGCAAAAGTAAAATGTCTGActgtaaaatatgtaaaaagaaaaataaaattgaaggtGTGAACTGAACGACTCACGTATCTGAGTATTTCATGATATGTCTTGTCATTTGATAGAAGTATCTTCATTATTGTACGAAAAGgtgatgaagaaaagaaaaagatatctACTGACAGCTATGAAAATGTATTACTTTTGAACGAGAAAAAGAAGTCGTTTTGAGTTTAAGTCACGTTCAATATAACACCAGGACAAACACGCGCTattccacccacccacccaaagtatatatataaatataaataatcaaaataaaaattctatggATACAATTTTGATGAACTTTACATCTTACAGGTTAATTTGATTTATGGTTGAagactatattttttattataatttattcttctatcttttttttttacttataaatattatttaggtgcatgaagaaaaacaaaaacaaaacaaccatAAATATTAGAGTTCTTTTGAAgtgttattctttttttctctatattatctttaagatattGGTGTTTATAAGGTTCGAAGATCATTCGCTGCACTCGGTCGATTTGATGAATCATTGTATCTTGAgagagaaacacatatgattgtgtattgtgTATTCGTATTGTAATGTACAGAAGGAACGTTTTCTTTCTACGGATAGCGTCATGCGTGCCTCAATCCAGATTTTTTCTatatctttttttcatttacttactttttatctcttattgttattataattattagatctttaattaatattcatttatttatatatatatatatatatatatatatatattattgttttaataattattattatatttttattattattagtattatttgagtaatattttctaacaataaatatatatatatatatatatatatatattcacttataaatttgaaaaaaccaTCACCTTTTAACATCTTAAAAGATGTGTAAAAACCAAGGATCAGAGTCACCTCTTCTAAATATGTGAACGtaaatattgaatatatatttctCTCTATTTTCAATACGATAAGAAAGATTTTGTTATaacattatttacttttaactttACAACATTGgttaacaacaataaaataaaagaatatattttgatCCTTTTAAAATGACAGAAAAATGAAATCTGATGAAATGATTGACGGTTCAAACAAGATGAAGTATTAGTTGACAAAGTTAAATGTAACTATAGCGCTAATAGCTACATGAAATAAGAATTACAACAGAAACgtaaatagttaattttattgaaagtgTTCATTatagttgtaattttttttttcatttttaaagaatatttcCTAAATTAGGTGTAATCTATTTTAGAAATTTGATAGTCATTCATTTTTtcgaagttttttttttcgttttaagattatttttattttatttaattcataaagaaaaacttataaaattggAAATCTCATgaatattttcatacaaaatcaTTTATGACTACACCGATCAGTTTTAAAGAGTGTAATTCCTATTAAAAGTAAGTTTCGATCATAATAAATGAACGTATATCTCTAAtctaaaatttaagaaaataagtgtattggtgtataaatttttatttttatatattatttaattttctcatttcGTATGAGATTTAAATTTACACTTAGATCATTCACAAGTCACTATACGATATTAAATGCTAGAATCTTTCATATATTTAATGATGAATTTAGAATTAAATGGCAATggcattaaataattaaacgaGAAAAGGAAACGTTTTTATTGGATATGTTTGAATTACATTATGTGAAAGTACAGAAGATTAAGAGAATACAAGCATTTGATGAAAGCTTAAAATAAATTGCAATAGATTGCAACCAGAATGTTACAGATACGGGAATTACTTCGGCATTCTTCTCGTGCTTCTCACTGAATTAACGTCTCAAGTATTTTTACCTTTATAATTAGGCGGGTACTTTTCTCCGAACAAGTACGCAATCAACTGTGATAAAACATTCTTAATCTCTTGTACTTCTGCTGAATTCCCTGACCCGCTTGGCTCACTACATTCACCCAATTCACAGTGAAAATATGTCAGAATTTGAAAATCGTATTATAACTTAGTGCGATATATTGATAAAAGTAATGATGAAAGTAGAATGGAATTGGAATATTATTTCCAAATGAAACCAAAAAGTTAGCAATTTAAAGGGTTAATCTCCGACAATGTTGATTCAACATTGCATATATATCAGTTTTGACGAAATGTACCTGGTGGCTTTTGGAAATGTATCTGACAatatgaaatgaaaagaaaaaagcaaaCATTAAGCAAACCAATCTAAATGATTAAGATGTTTTCAAATGTAATACCGTCCAATTTTAGCCTTCTTATGAGTTTGTACGGCGTAGTCTGCGTTATTGAATGCGCCGGAAATATCTTCAGCGCGTATTTCCGCCTCAGTCATGTCTAGGTTTGCTCCCTCTCCATTAACGAATGCGCCATGTATACCTCTGGGTCTGCATAAAAAATTTAGCAGTTAACGAAGTACATAGTAAGATGAAGAACACGTTAACGAATAAGTTGAAGACAATTGAATAGAATTAAGTTCAATACCTTGTTATGTTATATATGCATATCAAAGCACCCGAGCACAAGACAGCTAACAGAATATAGATTAGGAGATGGAGATCCAGATGAGTTTGCATCTTAAATAACTAAATGAGAGTTAGTTTAGTAGTAGATAGGTAAGAAGAATCATCTAAGCTATGCATATTTATAAGATCGAGAGAGGTGCACAAATGGAATTTCATGtttcaataaaaacaaagttactttattaagaaaaatgatttttttgacAACTTCGTCTCCAAGGGTTAGACCAATCATGTGACACGAACAATATTCATtttcaaacatgtttttgaCAGGTACAACGTACGAGAATTGCTGTATAAATATGatgaataacaaaattatacatttaaaatggAACTAATGACACCAAGTTATCGGGCAGGAACTGAGGTGaagttgaatgtgaaattgattttttagtAAACAATATACACCTAAAATACTCACTATTTATGCTTTAATCTTCTTGTTCCTGTaattcattttctcattcaatATTTCGAGCTGCCTATTTTATACTCTGTATCTACTTTTTATCCAGAAAtacttcttttcttaattttaaaatcaaactcATACATCTTAAAAACAAGCTTTGAATTTACCTGCGATTCAGTTATCGATGAAGTGTAGGAATTTTATTCACACTTCCATGTATTCAATCTTCtcaattatacataaatatcttcatataactcaacaaaatcaaaactaCATATAAAAGGCTTATATTTAGAAAACAcaacttttattaatatttctaaatgAAAACCTTATAAAAAGATGCtgtcaaataaatatatgcTTCAGTTTTTCTTAATGAAAGGACCAACTACTTTCTGactctttatctttattttatttttctgtgttCTATTATAATCT is a window from the Vigna unguiculata cultivar IT97K-499-35 chromosome 7, ASM411807v1, whole genome shotgun sequence genome containing:
- the LOC114189763 gene encoding uncharacterized protein LOC114189763 — protein: MQISLDSRFLLYLLLIAFFLGALVWLFICNLTTRGRGIEGSFLVDDEGDQNAVEAEIRAGGVTESFNVKKKGKQNLEKAKIICGGSNGTADSEQNYLLNILFQVIAYLFGGGPYGDKNK
- the LOC114189764 gene encoding uncharacterized protein LOC114189764 isoform X1, translating into MQTHLDLHLLIYILLAVLCSGALICIYNITRPRGIHGAFVNGEGANLDMTEAEIRAEDISGAFNNADYAVQTHKKAKIGREPSGSGNSAEVQEIKNVLSQLIAYLFGEKYPPNYKGKNT
- the LOC114189764 gene encoding uncharacterized protein LOC114189764 isoform X2 — its product is MQTHLDLHLLIYILLAVLCSGALICIYNITRPRGIHGAFVNGEGANLDMTEAEIRAEDISGAFNNADYAVQTHKKAKIGREASGSGNSAEVQEIKNVLSLLIAYLFGEKYPPNYKGKNT